The genomic window GTCATCCATTACGAGGGTTCATAAAATATACTTAAAAGATTTATTTCGTCATAGCCTCCTGCACTGCAACAGCGATAGCCACAGTAGCACCAACCATTGGGTTGTTGCCGATACCAAGGAATCCCATCATTTCAACGTGAGCCGGAACGGAGGATGAGCCTGCGAATTGGGCATCTGAATGCATGCGGC from Candidatus Margulisiibacteriota bacterium includes these protein-coding regions:
- a CDS encoding GGGtGRT protein; translated protein: RMHSDAQFAGSSSVPAHVEMMGFLGIGNNPMVGATVAIAVAVQEAMTK